In the genome of Piliocolobus tephrosceles isolate RC106 chromosome 20, ASM277652v3, whole genome shotgun sequence, the window AAAGAATTGTCCACTTTTACCCTATTTCTTTAAGAAAGCCTGAGTAAGTGCCAAAATTTAGCAAAATACTTGTTTTGCTCTAACATGCTGCAGTTATTAGACAACGTTTGCTTAACAGTTATTTGTCCATCCTTGAATTTATATACTGCTACATAGCCATAGAGacttaatttttacatttgcattttagtATTGTTAGTGTATTATAAATATGACTAAGGTATGTATGGGGTCAGCACAATGCCACTGGGGCCCCCTTCTGTCTGTGGACTCCTTTTCATCTCTGTTCTAACAACATTCACACAGGTTTGCTTTCAATAAAAATGACCGAAGTCTGTTCACTGCCCAGGTAGTTGGTCCAGCCTCCTCCACAGACATCAAGCAGAAACTTCCTTCTAAAAAGCcagacttggctgggcacagtggctcatgcatgtgattttagcactttcagaggctgaggtggaggattgtttgagcccaggatttcaagataagcctggacaacatagtgagaccccatttctacacatacacacaaaagaaaaaaatcagctgtgtgtggtggcatatacctgtagtcccagctactctggaggttgagataggaggatcacttgaactgggaggtcaaggccgcagtgagccatgattacactgctgcactctagtctgggctacagattttgagactctgtctcaaaagtcaATATcagtctgtaaataaataaaaagccagaCTTCCTGGATGGATACCAGTGACCACAGGGGTCtttattaaagcttttttttttttgccagtagtAACAACTGTATGTGTTCAACAGCTGCTGTGTTCCAAGAAAAGTAATAGTCACTCTGtgtacattttctgttttgattttacacTAAtcctatatattaaatattatatctCCAGTTTTGGGAATAGAACACCAGAGATTGAAATAACTCAGCCAAATTGGCCAATAAGTGGCAAAACGGGGGCTCAGACATACTCTACATTGTAGTTATTTCATCCTTACCAAGGCCGGTGAATCTTTGTTTCaccacttacaagctgtgtggccttggagaGTCACTGATTCTCTCTGGCCTTCGGCTTCCACACCTGGGCAATGGGGAGTCACTATGCATGTCTATGGGGCAGATGGGAAGCCTGAGACAGGACACGCTTCAATTTCTTCCCCATGCCTCCATCCCCGAGTTTTTCACAATTGCTTATTGTTATTAATGGTAGAAATGCTTGGCTGGAACAAATTAAATCCAACAGACATTTGGTGAGTCCCTACCATGGACAAGAAACCATGCTGGATATTGAATGCAATCAGAGGAAGAATCCAAATTCTAGGGACTTTGagtgttttctcttttgctaAAATGTATTGTGAGTTGACTACGGCTCctctgttctaaatgctttacacgTATAACCCATTTAATCTTCATCCTAACACTTTGAAGGAGGGACTATTCCCATTACACAGTTAAGGAAACTGAGCTACAAAGGAGAGGGGTTATCAGTCAAATCTTACAACAAACAAAACTTGTGAATGCTGGAGCTGAGTCTCCAATGCAGCCAAGTTGGCTCCAAAGTCCACACTTTCAATTCACCCTGAGACTCTGAGGGCCCCCATCCTCGTCTTTGCTGGTGAATGTGAGAAAATCACCCTGGAGAGGACAGAGAAACATCTACCACAGGTGCTGTAATAAGCCCTGGGCACTGTCTGGTTACAAAGTGTGCTGTTAGGTTCAAGGGGATACAAAGATGTGTGGGAATCTGGACTGCATCAAAAAGTGTGGTATGTGCATGATTAGGTACAGAGCAGGGAGGGAGTGGTGAGTATTAAATTGCTGAGAAGACGACCTGTCTATGGGGGTCACAGACAGATCAGTTCTGGTTGGGTTATTCAGAAAACTTGCTGAtggggaagcttgaactgggacttgaaagaaggaaaagatttcAGTGGCTGAAGAGCCTGGCAGAGAATGTTGCTGGCAGAGGCAGAGATATGGACCACAGGGTGGAGGTGAGCGGACAAGGTGCTTCTCTGACAGTGATCAGGAGCCTCCCTTTCCAGGACGTTTCCGCATCCATGGAGACCAGTAGGACACTGGTCCTTGAAGCCTTGTGAGGTGGAAGGGGTGCAGGCTCTGGGTCCAAATTCCAGCACAGCCCTTTGCGTGCAAATTTCCTCACCTGTGGCCACAGAGTAGAGAGGCACTATCGCGAGCATCCTCAGTGCGGAGGGGAAAGAGCATAGGCTCTTCCAGTGGGCAGGTGCAGCACTGAGGCAGTATGAGGATCAGAGTGACCTCAGCCACAGCAGAGAGCTGGAGAGAAAAGAAGCAAGGAAAAGAGCTGGAGACCCAGCTGTCTTAGCATAAATTGAGAAGGCAGGAGCAGTGATCAGGGGAAACAAGACACAAAAACTGGGCAGAGGATGAAGAAGAGCAGAAAGTCAAAGGCAAATGCATGGTTTAAAACCTCAGTGGACCAACTATTGATACTGGGAAAGATGGAGTAGGGGTCCCTTCTAGAATACCCCCTTCCCAATCTCCTTGGATACTGCTATCACTGCCAGGGGAATGGGTAAGTTCACCAAAAGGTGGATTGTAAAGAGATGATGAAGACCACCAGCAGAACCTTGAGAATGACCACTCTAGTGGGCGGGACAAGAGGACCCCAGGGGCCTCCCCAAGGCTCacaagagaggaggggaggaaaacATGTGTCTCAAAAGTAATTGGAGGAGGAGCCTTGAGAATGGTGAAGGGTCACAAGTGCAAATGGCACCAAGGCTTCTAGAAAGGTGGCTGAAAACAAGATTTTGGCAACAGTATTTAGGACCAGATGAGTGTTCTTCAAGAGAGCTGTTTCAGGAGTAAAGCAAGTCTGCTGGTGGGCCAGAGTGAGGGTGCTGGGCCAGGAACTGGGCCAAGGAGTGGGAAGCGGATGTGTTACCTGCAAAGGGGTGGGAGGGAGTGGCCCACCCTGATGTGCAGGGAGCACAGATAGGAAGATAAGGATGGGGCAAGAACAGAGACAGGGGGCCTTCAGTCACCAGAAGGTAGTTTAAAATATGCAAAGCCTCCAAGGTGCTGGCTGGAGAGGAAAAACAAAGCGGCTGAAGGTAGGCACCGGAAGGCGAAGGTATCCTGAGGGCCAGGGGTAAAGCCCTGACAGGTGGGAAAGCCAAGTGGGTCATGTCCACCCATCCTTCTGCAGGGCAACCCAGACACCGCGGTGCCACCCATGGGGCAATGCTCTGCTCCTAGCTGTTGTTGCTCTAGTTTCTTTCTAGTATAGAAACATCCAACATCTACACCTCCTCATATAGGGTTGATCCAAGTTTCACAGGCATCACTGAGTTCTTAGTGGACTCAGTTACGGGGGCtgttttcacactttttttttttttttctttccaagaatgTGTAATGGGTGCAAGTGGACCAGTATAGGACGTCCAGTGAAACACTGTGGTGGTGAATCAGCTGGAGTCTATCCAAGAATGCAACCAGCCTGGTGTGCGGCGAGATCGATCCTTCAGTGTCCCTCAGTCCCTTTTAGGGCTGGCAGGTTCAGAAGGGCCCTGCTTATCACCCCCCAGGGCCCCACTCCTTGTTTAACGCTTTGCTATCACAGTCTTGAAATCCTTGTAATTGAACAAGGGACCCCacattttcactttgcactggTCTCTGATTCTGTAACTGATCCTGTCCCCTCTCTTGTCTCATTCACTCTGGGAATTGTCCCCACGTTCTGAGACCTTTCGGCAGTGCCTCAACGAGGTTCCTGCCCCTGAGGCTCCACCCTTACCCTCATGGCGGCACACCAGGCAGCCCTGCTTTTGCGCCCCGCTAGGCAGGCTGTGCCCCGGAGTGCACCCCCTGATTCAGCCCAGGCAGCCACCGCTTGCCTGCTCCCGCCGGGGACAGCCCTACTGTCTTATCTGctgctcttcccttcctcttcccaggGAGTCCGCGTCAGGGGAGGTGCAGCTGTGTGCATTCCGGGAGCTTCAGAACCCGGTGTCCAGCAGCTCCTTGGTTTCTGGGAGCTGGGGCGGCCTTCCCAGCGCAGAGCTCAGCTCAGCGGGATGTTTTGAGGCTCTCTGCCCCAAGGCGCTGGGGAGCATGGGGCGCGATAGTGGTGCTAGCCCCTTTCGCTTTCAGAGTGTCCACGCCCCACCCGTTTGGTCACTGCCAGTCAGTCCAGTCCAGCCGGGTCCACCCCACCGGTGCGTGTCTGTCGCACGTGCAGACGCCATACTCTCTGTTCTTGTTTAAAGTCCAGGATCTACGGGGCCCTGGAGGCAAGAGGTGAACGCCGCGGAATCCACGCGGAACTGCCCGGGAACGGAGCTTCCAACCCCAGAGGGAGGCCTATGTGCTCCTACACCTTAACCCTTTTTAGACCGAAACTTCTCCGACTTCCTTGGCTTTGTTTAGAGCTCGACAGCGCCGCCCCCTGGCGCTCGTTGTGAGGACAGTAGAGGAGACAGGCAAGGGTGTTTTTAAACCGTTTGTTTCTGACCATTATGGGGGCGACCCGAGGGGCAGACACACTCTTCCGCATTCCCGGTAAGTGTGCTACCGGATGAGGTCGAAAGTGACAGATTCCCATCTCCTCCTCCAGgcctccccaccctgcccatCCACAGGACCGTGGCTCTTCAGTGCCCTTTGTCGAGCAAGTGGCATTTCTATGCACCTCGTTATCAATTCGGCCTCGGGACGAAATGGAAACCTGCTTAGCTGACCCGGGTGGGATCCGCTGGGATCCCGCAGCGCCTCCCCTGGGGCACTGCCAGCCACTCTGTTGAGGTGAGAGAAGCACGTCCCTCGGAAGCTGGACCGAAACCGGCCAGGATGACTTGCTCCCACGCGCCTGCTCCTACCCGGCGCCGCAGCAatccacctgccacggcctcTGAGCGGGGTCCGGACCTCGGCGCCCTGACAGTGTCCCCGCGGCTTCCCCACCCGACGAAATGGAGTCTGGCGTTGACTCGTGCGTGCCCAGGGACTCGCGGGTCCCTGGCCAGCCATAGGGCAGAGGGCGCTGGTGTTAGGCCAGTCTTCCCCGCCCTGCCCCGTCACCCCAGCCACACCCACTGTCCTGTGAGGCCAAGCGCTCCGCTGGTTTCCTGAGCCAGGCACCCAGGCCAGGGATGGgatccagctgcttctcctcgcGATCCTGTCTTTGGGGAAGTCCACGTCCTAGGCAATTCCTGCCAAATTTCCCTTGGTGCTGATCACCCCTCCCAGCGTCCTGCAGGTCCTTTGCACCATCTCCCCAACGCTCCATTCAAAGCCCTATTCTCTGAAGTCTCTGGTTCCCAGAGCTCTGCAATCCAGGCTTTTCTTGGAAGTGGCCGTAACatgcatgaaaagaaagaaaggaggaccAAGAGATGAAAGAGGGTTGCACGCGTGGGGGCCCGAGTGGTGGGGGCGGGGACAGTCGTCTCGCTATGAGGGTGCTGGCCTTCCCTGGCGCCTGCCCCTACCGGCCCCGCCCGAGAACTTCCCTGCGCCAGGGCAGAGTTTACTCATCCCCGCGAGGTGATCCCACGCGCGAGGGCGGGCGCAGGGCGGCCAGAGAACCCAGCAATCCGAGTATGCGGCATCAGCCCTTCCCACTAGgcacttccttccttttcccgAACGTCCAGGGAGGGAGGGCCGCGCACTTATAAACTCGTGCCCCGGCCGATCCTCATGTCAGAGGCTGCCTCGCAGGGGCTGCGCGCCGCGGCCAGAAGTGTCTGGACTGGGATGGACAGAAGCGGCTGTCGCCATCGGCGTCCTGCGCCCGTCTGCTCCGGCACGGCCCAGTCTCAGTGCCAGCGCTTTCCCCGGCGCCTGCACGCTGCGCGCCTGGGTAACATGCTCGGGGTCTTGCTCCTTGGCGTGCTGACCCTGGCCGGCCTGGGGTTCCCCGCACCCGTAGAACAGCAGCCCGCGCAGCCCGGTGGCAGCCAGTGCGTCGAGCACGACTGCTTCGCGCTCTACCCGGGCCCCGCGACCTTCCTCGATGCCAGTCAGATCTGCGATAGACTGCGGGGCCACCTAATGACAGTGCGCTCCTCAGTGGCTGCCGATGTCATTTCCTTGCTACTGAGCGGCGACCGCGGCGTTAGCCGGCGCCTCTGGATCGGCCTTCAGCTGCCACCCGGCTGCGGCGACCCCAAGCGCCTCGGGCCCCTGCGCGGCTTCCAGTGGGTTACGGGAGACAACTACACCAGCTACAGCAGGTGGGCGCGGCTCGACCTCAACGGGGCTCCCCTTTGCGGCCCGTTGTGCGTCGCTGTCTCGGCTGCTggggccactgcgcccggcgagCCGGTCTGGGAGGAGCAGCAGTGCGATGTGAAGGCCGATGGCTTCCTCTGCGAGTTCCACTTCCCAGCTACCTGCAGGCCCCTGGCTGTGGAGCCCGGCGCCGCGACTGCTGCCCTCTCGATCACTTACGGCACCCCGTTCGCAGCCCGCGGAGCGGACTTCCAGGCGCTGCCGGTGGGCAGCTCCGCCGCGGTGGCGCCCCTCGGCTTAGAGCTGGTGTGCGCCGCGCCGCCTGGAGCGGTTCAGGGGCACTGGGCTAGGGAGGCGCCGGGCGCTTGGGACTGCAGCGTGGAGAACGGCGGGTGCGAGCACGCGTGCAATACAATCGCAGGGGCTCCCCGTTGCCTGTGCCCAGCCGGCGCCGCCCTGCAGGCAGACGGCCGCTCCTGCACGCACTCCTGCAACGACCTCTGTGAGCACTTTTGCGTTCCCAACCCCGACAAGCCGGACTCCTACTCGTGCATGTGCGAGACCGGCTACCGGCTGGCGGCCGACCAACACCGGTGCGAGGACGTGGATGACTGCTTGCTGGTGCCCAGTCCGTGCCCGCAGCGCTGTGTCAACACAGAGGGTGGCTTCGAGTGCCACTGCAAACCTGGCTACGACCTGGTGGACGGCGAGTGTGTGGAGCCCGTGGACCCGTGCTTCGGAGCCAACTGCGAGTACCAGTGCCAGCCCTTGAACCAAACAAGTTACCTCTGCGTCTGCGCGGAGGGCTTCGCGCCCATTCCCCACGAGCCGCACAGGTGCCAGATGTTTTGCAACCAGACTGCCTGTCCAGCCGACTGCGACCCCAACACCTGGGCTAACTGTGAGTGCCCTGACGGCTATATCCTGGACGACGGTTTCATGTGCTCGGACATCGACGAGTGCGAAAACGGCGGCTTCTGCTCCGGGGTGTGCCGCAATCTCCCCGGTACCTTCGAGTGCATCTGCGGGCCCGACTCGGCCCTTGTCCGCCGGATTGGCACTGACTGTGACTCCGGcaagatggatggtggtgacgaCGGCTCTGGGGAGCCCCCCCCAGGCCCGACGCCCGGCTGCACCTCGAGTCCCCCGGCCGTGGGGCGCGTGCATTCGGGCGTGCTTATAGGCATCTCCATCGCGAGCCTGTGCCTGGTGGTGGCGCTTTTGGCGCTCCTCTGCCACCTGCGGAAGAAGCAGGGCGCCGCCAGGGCCAAGATGGAGTACAAGTGCGCGGCCCCTTCCAAGGAGGTAGTGCTGCAGCCCGTGCGGACCGAGCGGAAGCCGCAGAGACTCTGAGCGGCCTCTGTCCAGGAGCCCGGCTTTGGCGTggcctttctctccctcctgggcctcctcaCCCCCAGCTTTGCTACCCAAAGCACCTTAGTTGGCATTACAGCTGGAGAAGACCCTCCTCGCACCCCCAAGCTGTTTTCCTCGATTCCTATGGCTAACTGGGGAGGGAGTGATTAGAGACAGGAGAATAAGCCTCGGCCTCTTCCTTGACGTCACTGGACCACTGGGCAGAGATGGCAATTTTGCAACAAAGACACAGACTGCAATGTGTCCCAGGTCCTCATCACTGGGCGCAGGAGGGTGAGCGTTATTGGTCGAGATCCTTTTGGGCAGACCTTGACCTCGTGGGCTAGGGATGaccaacatatttatttatttctaagtatctAGGTTTTTGTTTGTATCCTTTGTTCCTACCTGTATGTCTCCAGTATTCACTTTGCACAGCTCtccggtctctctctctctctccagactCCCACTTGTCATGTGACAGCTAAACTAtcttggtgaattttttttttttttcctagccctCTCGCATTTATGAAGCAAGCCCCATTTATTCCCCATtcttcttagttttctcatcccAGGAACTGGGCCAACTCACCTGAGTCACCCTACCTGTGCCTGACCCTACTTCTTTTGCTCTTAGCTATCTGCTCAGACAGAACCCctacatgaaacaaaaacaaaaacactaaaagtagaaatagccatttgctttttcaccagATTTGCTAATTTATCCTGAAATTTCAGGTTCCCagagcaaaataattttaaacaaaggtTGAGATGTAAAAGGTATTAAATTGATGTTGCTGGACTGTCATAGAAATTACACCCAAAGaggtttttatctttatttttaaacagtggGCCtgaattttgttgctgttttgattTGCACTGAAAAATGGTAATTGTTGCTAATCTTCTTAtgcagtttccttttttgttattattacttatttttgacAGTGTTGAAAATGTTGAGAAGGTTGCTCTAGATTGAGAAAAGAGACAAGCACCTCCCAGGAAACAGTTTAAGAAAGTTTTGAACTGCAAGATTCATGCCAGTTAGCAATTGACTGTCACTGTTCTTGTCACTGGTAGACCAAAATAAAACCAGCTCTACTGATCTTGTGGAATTGGGAGCTTGGGAATGGATACTGGAGGATGCCCAATTAGGGCCTAGCCTTAATCAGGTCCTCAGAGAATTTCTACCATTTCAGAGAGGCCTTTTGGAATGTGGCCCCTGAACAAGAGTTGGAAGCTGCCCATGggagctggttagaaatgcagaatcctaGGCTCCACCCCATCTAGTTCATGAGAATCTATATTTAACAAGGTCAGCAGGGGGTGTGTCTGCTCAGTAATTTGAGGACAACCATTCCAGACTGCTTCCAATTTTTCTGGAACACATTAAATATGGATCAGTTATAAGTAGCAGGCCAAGTCAGGCCCTTATTGTCAAGAAACTGAGGAATTTTCATTGTGTAGCTTTGCTCTTTTGTAGAAAAGACTAGGTACACAGCTCTAGACACTGCCACACAGGATCTGCAAGGTCTTTGGTTCAACTAAGCCAGGAATGAAATCCTGCTTCAGTATATGGAAATAAATGTATCATAGAAGTATATCTTTTGTAAGACAaaggttttccttttctattttgtaaactcaatatatttgtacatagttatttatttattggagaaaaaCTAGAACACAGGCAAAATCCTTGCTTATGACATCACTtgtgcaaaataaacaaatgacagTGTGCTCTCGGGTTGTGTGCCTGTTCACTTTTCCTCCCCCCAGTGCCCTCATTGTATGTCATTAAATGGGACTCAAAAACCATGCAAATGCTATGAGAAGCATGGAGGACTGCCCTGCGCCCCAGCACTTGTGTTGTCTGGTGATGGCACCATCTCTGATTTTCAAAGCTTTTTCTAGAGGCTATGATTTTCACTGTAGAATGATTTCATGCTCTCTCTGTGtgcacagatatttatttattttccttctgtaacCATAACAACTTCATATAGAGGACTTGTGTCTCTGTGCTTTTAAATACATTATAGGATCATTTGTTGGAATGAATTAAATAAACCCTTCCTGGGGCATCTGGAGAATCCCAGCTGTGTGTCCTGTGTATGGTTTGGCGTTATCTCCTTTGCGAGATATCCAAATTCACTGTAGTCATGAAGGGTCTCAGTTTGTGGCTCTAATTCAAGTATTCATTTCTAAACGTCTCATCCAGTATGAAATCATTCTCGTCTCTGTTGGAGATTAAAAACTTCGCCTTTTCAATGCACTCATTTCTTGGGCTCGCTTTTCTAGGATGGTAGGGCTGGCAGAATGCAATATGCAGGGcccagaaagattttttaaagaagaaatttaaagaaagtaGAGTCCAGGCAAATATTCaaatgctttatatatctggataATGCCAAACTCGTGAGTTTCAGTTTGAGTGGTTACTGTGAAGACAGGGTTGGAGATTTTGGCATCCATCACAGATGAAGTGATGGCTGTAGTGTGTGTGCTGGGGCAGCTGCCATGCACGGTGCCCTATGGAGATAACAAGCTGAGCCATGCTCTCCCTAAGGAGTAGACTAAATCTTTGTGAAGGAAGAGCTACACAAGTGGGGGCAGGACAGGTGCAGATGAATGGGGCTGGGAGACCAGAGAAGACAGTGATACCTTACAGTTTGCCCCTGTTACCCAGCCTTCTGGTTTTCAAAAGGGTCTGCTCCCAGTCACTGTCAAATCGACTTGTAGGACCTCATTGCGTTAGGATTTCTTGTTATTCCAGAAGAAGGGCATTTTCTTAAGGAACACTGGAAGACCAAAACACACTTTCAAAACCCGGAGGCAAAAACCTTCATGTGGCATCTTGGGCCCCAGGACATTAGTTGTGTGGGGCCCTGAGCTTCCCTGTCCTCCTCACTTCCTGCTGCCCGGGGGATCAGCAGCTCTGTTGACCGGTCTCATCTGAACTTGAGATTCTCAAAATGCTAAATAAGCCACAGTGCCTCTCAGGGAAAGACACCAGGACCACAGAAGCAAATCAGTTAGTTTTAAAAACTGTCCCTGAGTATTTAAAATCAGGACAGACCTTATGAAACCAGTGCCATGGGTCAACCTGTGTGGTCTCTGCTTTCTGTTCACATCATTGGACATCCAGGTCTGACGGAGACTCCCAGGGACCAGATGCTGGTGGTATTTCACAGCATGAAAGGCCGGGGCAAGAAAGCCAAGGTGGTATTTCTGGATAAGCCAgcattcaagtttttttttttttttttccttagcctGCTGTTATAAAGCAAACAGAATTCATTTTTAAGTCAAATGactttgttatcttttttttcccctagttcTCACCTCTTTTCTTAGATTAGTTCAGCAATTACCcactgagcacttactctgtgccttTCATGGTGATAGGTACAATGACTAGTCTCTGCCATATAAGCTAGATTCTGGCAGGggagaaaaacatgaaacaaCTGATCATCCCCAAATTGTACTTAACTTAGAAACAGTGATAAGTGCAGGGGAAGAAAAGCACAGCACACTCTGAAAAGGCACACAAGGGAGGCAGGATTTAGAGTGGAGAACTAGAGGGAGCATCCTGGACAAGCTGACACTTAACACCAGACCTGAAGGGGAAGGAGGGGCTTGTCAAAGGCAAACTGGAGGGGGAGGCAGTCCAGGCAGGAAGAATCACACTGCGAAAGCCCTGCACCAGGAGGAGGCCTGGTGGAGCCCACTGAGCACAGTGAATGAGGTGAGACGGGCTGCAAGGGAGCTGAAGAGGTGGACAGAGAGATACAAGCAGTGGGAGATGACTGTAGAGGCTGTAGGTCAAAGACACCgaaagaaagactgaaagaatGACATTGAAAAATGTTCTAGGTGCAAGTGGGTGTACTCAAGGAGTTTTGATAAGAGTGCGCTGGGATTCAATTTATGTACTGCATTGTTTGGGAAGATAACAACTACTTCTAGATGTATTTACATGTCCCTCTGGGGCAGGAACCTGCACAATTTCCGCTGTAAGCACCCCGCAGGGCTAATATATGGTGTGAGCAGCATACACACCTGGGTGTGATCCCAGCCTGACACCTGCTGGTCACATGGCCACGGGCACCACATCACCCTTCAAAGGCTGTAAGACGGGTGCAAGCAGTGCCATCTCACAAGGTTTCCAAGAAGATTAGGTGAGGCAATAAGCTCAGTTTCTGGCCCACAGTAGATGTCCAATAACTGTTTACTTGTGTGCCAGTGAACTGGTAGATGCATAAATGAGTACAGAAAAAAGCTGTGTTGGAATCATGAGTGTCTTAGGTGCAAACTCAAGGTTGCACAAAGTGCAGACTGTTCCATCAAGGGAAGATGCAGTTGCTTGGAGTGATGTTGTCAATGCCAGAGGAAGTGTAATGTTGGATTTGCAGGCATCTATCATGGCTTAAACGGGAAGACTTTTGTGCCAGGTAAGAAGTGAGCTCCAATACTCAGTCACTTTCAAATCTAGCTTTGAAGCCTTCAGCTTATTTTCCCTTCTCACAAGGCCTAGTCAAGTACAGGGGGCAGAGACTCCCTCTGCTGTTCGCTCAGGGAGGCTCAGAGGACGAAGAACACGCTCCAGCGTGCTCTTCTCCATTTCTCAGGGcccaaaggagaaagagacacacaGATTTGGCCCTAGCAGAGCCAGGCCTCCTATCAGAGGTACGGAGGGAGGTTCCTGCAGGTGACATTCCTTCAAGAGACATTATGGTTGTAAATGGGGCCAGGGGACAGAAGATCCCCCACCTCCTACCTTCTGGAGATGCTTGCTGTTCTCTGTTGAATGCGATTCCTTATTATATCATCTATTCAGGAAAACTGAGGTTGCAAATAATGcatgaaaacacattttcttcataGTTATAGCTCAGTGGGGGTACCCAAAATACATTGCCTGACCTTTAGAGGCATTTCTTCATAAAACAATGCAGGCAATGcccagttctttctttctttcttccttNNNNNNNNNNNNNNNNNNNNNNNNNNNNNNNNNNNNNNNNNNNNNNNNNNNNNNNNNNNNNNNNNNNNNNNNNNNNNNNNNNNNNNNNNNNNNNNNNNNNttccttccttccttccttctttcct includes:
- the THBD gene encoding thrombomodulin, whose amino-acid sequence is MSEAASQGLRAAARSVWTGMDRSGCRHRRPAPVCSGTAQSQCQRFPRRLHAARLGNMLGVLLLGVLTLAGLGFPAPVEQQPAQPGGSQCVEHDCFALYPGPATFLDASQICDRLRGHLMTVRSSVAADVISLLLSGDRGVSRRLWIGLQLPPGCGDPKRLGPLRGFQWVTGDNYTSYSRWARLDLNGAPLCGPLCVAVSAAGATAPGEPVWEEQQCDVKADGFLCEFHFPATCRPLAVEPGAATAALSITYGTPFAARGADFQALPVGSSAAVAPLGLELVCAAPPGAVQGHWAREAPGAWDCSVENGGCEHACNTIAGAPRCLCPAGAALQADGRSCTHSCNDLCEHFCVPNPDKPDSYSCMCETGYRLAADQHRCEDVDDCLLVPSPCPQRCVNTEGGFECHCKPGYDLVDGECVEPVDPCFGANCEYQCQPLNQTSYLCVCAEGFAPIPHEPHRCQMFCNQTACPADCDPNTWANCECPDGYILDDGFMCSDIDECENGGFCSGVCRNLPGTFECICGPDSALVRRIGTDCDSGKMDGGDDGSGEPPPGPTPGCTSSPPAVGRVHSGVLIGISIASLCLVVALLALLCHLRKKQGAARAKMEYKCAAPSKEVVLQPVRTERKPQRL